The genome window CCTGGGCGGCTTTGGTCCTGTTTCCCTCCCAGCGGAGAAGAGACTCCAGAATGAGTTCCTTTTCCATGGCACGCAAAGTACCCGGTTTTTCCTGAACATGAACCACACCGGTTGAACTGGGCAACTCCAGATCTTCAGGGCGGATCGTAGTCTCATCTACATAGATACAGGCCCTTTCCAGAATATTTTCCAATTCTCTTATATTGCCGGGAAATGAGTAAGATTCAAGAAGCATAACAGCCTCTGGGCTAATGTTGTTTATGGAGCTCCCCATCTTTAAATTCAAATTCTTAAGCAGAAGTGATGCCAAGGGAATGATATCTTCCTTTCTCTCCCTTAGGGGCGGAAGTTCCAGGCGGGCTACATTGAGACGGTAAAATAGATCTTCCCGGAAGCTCCCCTTTTTAACTGAGTCCTCAAGAGTCTTATTGGTAGCAGAAATAATTCTGGCTTTGATGGGAATTTCCTCGATGCCACCCAGTCTTCTGATCCTCTTTTCCTGGAGGACTCGAAGCAGTTTAACCTGCATGCCTGAAGACATTTCTCCAATTTCATCAAGGAACAGAGTCCCCTCTGCTGCAGCCTCAAAAAGACCGATTTTCCTTCTGTCAGCACCCGTAAAAGCCCCTTTTTCATGACCGAAGAGTTCACTTTCAAGAAGCTCCTCGGGGACACCCCCCACATTGATGCTCAAAAAGGGCCCCTCCGCATGACCGGAGAGCTGATGAATATATCGGGCAGTAACCTCCTTTCCACTTCCACTTTCACCTGTGATGAGAACCGTCGAAGGGGTCGGGGCTATTCTCTGAATTCTCTTTTTCATCTGCTTCATCCTTGAAGAATGGGCGATGTAGCTGTCATTTTGCTCTTTAGAATAGAGGGCTCGTTTCAGTGATTGGGCATTGGCCGCATTTTTAATCCGATGAATCAGAACATCCGGTTCAAAGGGTTTTACCATGTAGTCATAGGCCCCTAGTTTGAGAGCCTTGACGGCATCATCTGCCTGACCAAAGGCTGAAATCATAATCATGGGAATATCAAAGGATTTTTCCTTCAGCCAAGCCAATAATTCAAGACCATCCATTCCAGGCATTTTGAGGTCACTGACAATAATATCAACGTCATCACTTTCAACAATACGCTGGGCAGCGAAACCGTTTTCTGCGGAGAGTCCCTCAATTCCCTCCAGATTCAAGAGCTTCACAACGATCTCACGAATATTCGTCTCATCATCAACAATTAAAACTTTCATATTTGCATATTCCTCTAGAACCTTATTTTAGGGGAAGCCAAAATGAGACGGTTGTCCCTTTGCCTTCTGATGAGTTGATTTTCATAAAGCAGTTTTTTTCATCAAGAAATTTCTTCACTACCATAAGACCGACACCGCTCCCCTTGGTTTTTGTGGTATAAAAAGGATCAAACATCCTCTTCTGGATCTCTTCTGGAATACCAGAACCCTCGTCTTTGACACTGATATTCACTGTCTTTTTTAAAGCCATG of Oceanispirochaeta crateris contains these proteins:
- a CDS encoding sigma-54-dependent transcriptional regulator, whose amino-acid sequence is MKVLIVDDETNIREIVVKLLNLEGIEGLSAENGFAAQRIVESDDVDIIVSDLKMPGMDGLELLAWLKEKSFDIPMIMISAFGQADDAVKALKLGAYDYMVKPFEPDVLIHRIKNAANAQSLKRALYSKEQNDSYIAHSSRMKQMKKRIQRIAPTPSTVLITGESGSGKEVTARYIHQLSGHAEGPFLSINVGGVPEELLESELFGHEKGAFTGADRRKIGLFEAAAEGTLFLDEIGEMSSGMQVKLLRVLQEKRIRRLGGIEEIPIKARIISATNKTLEDSVKKGSFREDLFYRLNVARLELPPLRERKEDIIPLASLLLKNLNLKMGSSINNISPEAVMLLESYSFPGNIRELENILERACIYVDETTIRPEDLELPSSTGVVHVQEKPGTLRAMEKELILESLLRWEGNRTKAAQELGITRRTIQNKLIEYGMADRLD